The Carassius gibelio isolate Cgi1373 ecotype wild population from Czech Republic chromosome A19, carGib1.2-hapl.c, whole genome shotgun sequence genome segment ttgtgatgtttttatcacactctcattctgacggcacccattcactgctgagcaagtgattcaatgctacatgtctccaaacctgatgaagaaacaaactcatctacatcttgattgGCCTGAGCGCGAGCACTTtaagcaaaatgtaatttttgggtgaactattcctttaagagcaaTGCAAAAATAAGCTTTATATTTAAACTGTAAAGCACACATGCACAGGCTTTTCTACACGGTTTCTAATACTACAGTTATACATGCATTTAagatgcattttaaaaagtgcatcaGTGTGATTTCTTCATCCAAGGCAATCGAACCTCTCGAATTTAACTACTGTAATTCAGTGTGAATGCAGTTTATGCTTCATTTCCCGATAATAATTAGCTAAACAGTTTAGTCACAATTCTTTTTGAGGGTTTGTTTATTCCATTGTTGCTTTGTTTATATCTTGATGACGTAAGTTAGAAGCCACTGACCCACTTTTATGAATCGAGCCTTTGCTGCGCATTCATTGATGCCTCTGCGAGACACAAACGCTgcgctctcctcctcctcctcatcttcctcctgtCCCTCGTTCTCCTGCTCCCCCCCACGCCTCCCCTCTTCCATCCCGCCGTCCTCCGGCCCCGGATGAGGAGAGGAAGGGAGGGATGCTACCGCACAACCTTCAGAAGGATACTCACAAACTCTCTCCAGCTGGGCGTCATCGAAACACACCTTCACCTGAACCAGAGAAACAGAGAAGGACATCACAGTAAGGTCTTCAATATATGaccagaaaaatgaataaaaatacaactcATTATAAAGATGCAACTAAGACtgagacttttattttgcataACATCCCATTTCAATCAGATAAACAATACAAGGACAGACGTGAAATTGGGATtgcatatttttgtttagtttgggCGTATGAGTAAAATGTATggctatatgagccataaaagcctgattgATCGATTATGATAAACATAAAACACATGCATTTCTTTTCCTTTTACATTTTTTGAGTTTTTAAACTAATattaattccattttaaaatattagattttCAGAGCAGCAAAAATTTCAAACATGAGATACAACAGAAATAAGTCAGAGGACGTAATACAGAGAGAAAAGCAGCGCTATAAAGGCTAAAGGTTCAAATGAGGAAAGTGTAGAGTCTCTGACAGATTAAGAGACTACCGTCAGTCGTTCTGCAGAGGGCACATGGTAAATAACCACTACTGCTATTTCTGTAGCACACAGCATAGGAACAGTACAAGGTTTTCTGTATGCAAGCACAGATGATCTTTTAGATTCAACAGAACGTTTAGTACACATCCAGAGCACTGCATGCAAGAAAGATCTTCAGAAACAACAGGCTGTTTAATGAACCCAGTCACAGAACAGAAAGCTGTCCCCAAACACAGTCAGCAAGTGTGAGCTATAAGAAGAATGAAGGTTAGATGTGGTCAGAGTGTAAACTAGGGCAATGACTGCTGGAGCAAGTAAAATGCAATGCACGAGCACATGATATTGTCGGTTATATAGTATGAACTGAACCGATAACCCTAagttgcttttgtttttatgcattctCTTCTGTCTGTGCTACAGGAAGTGACACAGATCTGAGGAGGAAGTAGCCAAAGAGTTGTCACAAGACTGCTTTAAAAACCCCAACATTTTGCAGCTACGTAAAAGACACACTTTGTTAAAAATGCACACATCACCTCATGTGTACAGTTTAGCGTATCATGCTATGCTCTGCTATTAATGTGTTGCTTTTGTCACTTTCATTGGAAAAACTGATTTGTTGTTATTTACACTAATcttaaaaagtttgaaataattatgttttttttttattttacagcagaTATTTTGTAAGCTAAAACTCTTTTATCTAAAATACTTACTTGTAGTCTTCAtgagatttaaattattttaataatgtatcaaAATATTAACTTGCTCTCTTATGTTATGTTGGTTGGTCATAGAGGTagacaaaaaatattaatttttttagtatgtgatttatttaattattattattatagtatacattttttatgatttaattctcAGAATTGTTTTTATGAagcctttttaatttttattaatataattttattgggttccattttatttttttaatgcttatcttaatatatttttctttaatcaACTTTATGTATTTCCCTTAGAAATCCCAGTTTCAGAAAGAAAACCTTTGATAGTATACTGTACTGTAGTTCATTAGCATAAACGTAGGCCATTTATTGCAATGTAGCAAATTTCTGTATTCTAATGTATAATATACAGTCACAGCTACACGTTTATCAGAACTGTAAAGTTGAGTAATACAACTatgtcatttataaaatgtaaaactttttccACTAGAATTGGAGCTGGAGGTGTTTTATCATCATAAATGCCTGTGTTCTTCTGTCTCAAGAGTCTGATTTCATTGTCGTCTTCTCTTCATGTTCATTTGACTCCAGTTCCTTGCAGAAGTCAGTGTACAGTATGTGGTTACACTGATCACCACAATGCAAACATACTGCTCTGTTTAACTGATATTAAACCCCTCACTGGAAGACAGCAGcaggacctgtgtgtgtgtttccagaaGTGAAAGTTTCCATTATATGTGTTAGTGTTTTCTGCAGCTTGAGAGAGGAACTACAGACATATTGAGAGGAAGCCAAGCGTTCAGTATTCAGTGTTTCATGTGTATCAGCCTCACTGACATATTCTCAAATCAGATGACTTCTGGTCACATCAGTGTATTTCTCTTTCTGTACTCTATTTCTACCCTAAGTAATGATAATGTAGAGTTTAGAGAGTTGGATGTCAATTAAGTGAACTCTATAGTTGATTCAGAGAAGGATTCATCAGACTGATCGCACCAGAGTTTGTCTTTTGTAAGAATCAGACTGCATTGGTCGAAACTAAATAATGCTTTTTCCCGGGTCATTCCAGACTAACACGCGTCTAGGTCAGACAGGACATTGTCAGGGTGAAAGGTACTGAAGAAGGCACGACTGAAATAGATTAACCACAGTCTATTCATAGATGCATGCTCTACTTTGAagtcagcttttaagtgtaatatctctatttttaaagGCATGAGTAATCatataagttttgttttgttactCCCAAACAATGCGGAATGAATCATAAAGTAATTTTCTGATTTTCTATTTTTTCATGCAGCATTTAAATGTGTAAACCCACACAGGGACTATTTTCACCTGCGGACTGTGATGGCGTGAGAGATCAGCCTAATCCAGGTTTAACGCTGAGCAACTGCTTTGGCCACAATCAAAGATGACAGAGATATTCTGACCTGACTATTGACAGATCACACCTTGATTTGATCAGGCTCTTCTCAAGTGCAATTGTTTCTTATTGAAATTAGAAATCCCACTGAAACACAACCGTTGCATTTTGATAGTTGTGTATTAATTTTATGTCATATCCCATATTTTAGAGTCGAATTGTAGCATGTTGTGTTTTGCTACTTGTGCATTGATTTTATAGCATATCCCATATTTAAGAGTCTAAATGTAGCATGCTGTATTTTGCTAGTTGTGTGTTAATTTTATGTCATATCCCATATTTAAGAGTCGAATTGTAGCATGTTGTGTTTTGCTACTTGTGCATTGATTTTATAGCATATCCCATATTTAAGAGTCTAAATGTAGCATGCTGTATTTTGCTAGTTGTGTGTTAATTTTATGGCATATCCCATATTTTAGAGTAAAACTGTAGCATGTTGCGTTTTGGTAAATTGTGCATAAATATTATGGCATATCCCATATTTTAGAGTCTAATTGTAGCATGTTGCGTTTTGCTAAATTGTGCATAAATATTATGGCATATCCCATATTTTAGAGTCTAATTGTAGTATGTTGCGTTTTGCTAAATTGTGCATTCATTTCATAGCATATCCCATATTTAAGAGTCTAATTTTAGCATGCTGCATTTCGCTAGTTGTGCGTTAATTTTATGGCATATCCCATATTTTAGATAATAATTGTAGCATGCTGCATTTTGCTATTTGTGTGTTAATTTTATGGCATATCCCATATTTTAGAGTTAAACTGTAGCATGTTGCGTTTTGCTAAATTGTGCATAAATATTATGGCATATCCCATATTTTAGAGTCTAATTGTAGCATGTTGCGTTTTGCTAAATTGTGCATAAATATTATGGCATATCCCATATTTTAGAGTCTAATTGTAGCATGTTGCGTTTTGCTAAATTGTGCATTCATTTCATAGCATATCCCATATTTAAGAGTGTAATTTTAGCATGCTGCATTTTGCTAGTTGTGCGTTAATTTTATGGCATATCCCATACTTTAGATAATAATTGTAGCATCTTGCATTTTgctatgtgtgtgttttacaaaTTGTGCGTTTATTTTATGGCATATCCCATATTTTAGAGTCGAATTGTAGCATGTTGCATTTTGCtagttgtgcatttattttatggCATATCCCGTATTTTATACTCTTATTGTAACATGTTGCACGCTCAGTTATTCTGATCTATAGGATCAGCTCGTCGTTTAGATcatgcaaaaacattaaaaataaacactCACCGCTTTCGGTGTCCCTTTGCTTTTTACCAAGCATGACCGTTCAAGGTTCTGGTACCCTCCAATCACCTCAATCTCTTCTGCTGTAGGATACCTCTTCTTCCCTGCCTCCTTGGTGCTGCTGGGAGCAGGGGTAGATATATGGCCCTGGGGGTCTGCTTTGGGCACTGCAGGGGTCCCTGTTGGGATGCCACCAGACGAGGCTGCCCCAGCAGGTTTTCTGGGCGTGATTGTGATGGTAGTTCCTCTCTTACCTGGTCTACCTGAGGCACTCCTAATGGAAAAGAGAGGCGGAGATGGAGATGAAGAGGGGGATGCGGTACAGGGAGAGGTTTGCGATGGAGAGCTTTGTTCTGGAGGCTTCTGTGAGTTTTCTGTTGATTCGGTGCTCCGGGAGTTGATTGTGAATGACCTGACCTGTTTAGGGGGTTGACTTTGGGCATTCAGTTGCGCTTGTGAAAATCTTGGATTTGGAGGCATTTGGGCTTTCTGTGTCTCTCTTAGTATGTCTGGTTTCTTCTGGCCTTCGGTTGCTCTGATCTCTGGCTCCACAAGTGGATAGGTCTCCATGGAGGGCTGTGCCATTTTGTCAGTGGGGTTACCACATCCTGCTTCCTGTTCCCTCAGCTGTAGTCGTCCCACCTGCCGCTGTACCATCTGAACCCCTGCCGACTCCATGCCCTGAGTTTTGTCACCGTCCCTCCCCTGATTCCACATCTTGGCAGTTACTGGCAGGATGTCCGGTGAAGGTGCTTGTCTGATGGGGTTGTATTTACCTTGAGGTCCACTGTGTGGAGGCATATCAGCTGTCCTTTCACTGATACACACTGCAGTCCTGGACCCCACCGACTTGAGGTTATAGATCCGGCTCATGGCATCCAACGAGTCTGAAAGTGTAGGGGAGGGAGAAAAAGAAGGAGGAAGATACTCTTTCTCTAACAactcttcctttctttctctttcgTCTACGTCTGGTGTTCTCCAAGCGATGCACGTTCCACACTCCTCTACATGGCGTTGTGCATCTCTCTCTGCTTCCCTGGGGCAGATATCGCTCTCCGAAGCATCTCCGGCGATCTCCCCAGCTACTCTTTCTGTCGAAGCTGACTGCAAGAGCGACAGAGAAACAGGAACAGGAAGTTGAGGGTTTGACTTTGCCATGTCAACTTCCTGTGTGACGTCAAACAGTCTGAGAGTCTGTACTGTGGTTTCTTCCTGTTCTCTCACAGTTCCTCCTGCTTCTCTGCTGCCCTCATCTTTGCCATCCTCCCTATTTTTCTGTCTTTCCTTCTCTTGCTGACAAATTCTCTCTTTCAGAGATTCCTCTTGGGTCAGAGGTCGCCCAACCTTCCAGCTCTCTCTCCTCTCTACTTCTCCTCGATCTAGTTTGTCCCCAGCAGTGCGACTCAcccttcttctttcagatgataCATCGACTCCATAGAATACAGTCCTAGGGATGGTGACTCCTTTTTGGGTGCAGAGTTTGCTCTGACCCAGTATAACAGTTTGTTGTGGGAGTTGTGAGGTAAAATGTAGTTCCTCAGAGGCTTGTTTTGGAAGGCTTTGGTAATGTTGATGCTCTGTTTGATCTTGGTTACTCATTCCACCAGAGATACTTTCATTGTCTCCCTGTGAAAACATATATCCTGCACTCTTGAGTTCTCCATCTAACTGGACTCTTCCTATTTTACTGAGCAAATCTTCTGTGTGTTGGGTAAGGACTACTTGGCCAGAGGGTTGCCATTGTCCATCATAGTCAGACATAGTCTGGCAACTGGAGTCCGCAGAGTGAGATATGTCACATAGACGCTGACTGTCTGTAGGGAAATCTAAAGTACTGTTATTCGAGGGTGATATATATATCCCAAGGGATTGTTTTGAAACTGCATCAGTTTCCTTCTCTTGATTCAATCTCTTTTCAGATTCTGTTTTGGGCTCAATTTTGTAATCGGTTGATCTCTTCTGTAAAAGCGTCTCTCTCTCCTCTTGCCTCTTATCTCTGTGTATCTCTTTATCTATCAttatctctctctcattctcctctctcactctttctgaGCTGCTCTCCGTCCCATCTTGTTTGATAGGAACTCGTCGTGCAAACGCGCCCCCTTCAGGGTTTTTAACAGAGGCCAGAGTGAAGTCTTCTCTTCTGTCTAAGCTTGAATTCCTTTCCTCTGTCTCTCCACAAACAGATTTATTCCTCTTATTTTGTCTCTTTTCATGCATCACCTCATCATGTTTGAGTCGACCCCATCGCCTGGCGACTTTCGGTTCACTTCCTGATTGGTCGGCGACCCCTGTTTTGACCCTGCGTTCAGAGTACGACCTCTCCACCAGTTTAAAATCTGTCTTTTGCTTACAATCTCTGTCATCCTGTTGGCGAACCACGCGGTCGGAGAAGCTAAAGGAGCGTTTGGGAACACCCCTGAGCATCAGACTCATTTCAGTCTCCTCTGTACTCTGTTCCTCCTCCACAAACAGGTCTCCTGTGCTGTATCTGGCCCGGTTCTTGAAGCACTCCGTGCTCTTGGAGCGAATTGGAGGTTTTGGGTGTTCCCCAAACTTACTAAGCAGCTGACTGACCCGACCACTACATTCTGGAGCCC includes the following:
- the LOC127935612 gene encoding trichohyalin, encoding MSLSALPEWKQLLLERKRREEEEKERREKEEEERLACMPAWKRGIIQRRRAKQDEEREREKERDTLDILSINEDIVTEQMDSKPTHHLQTEQTGYKLQKQISKDTISPIQQNPFIRSENSFRRDNRGKEVLKDGETEDKNPANNRGRERNRETEKEIWRGRDREMWVEKMGSKIEGRERDRSTGREIREADTDTSLLSPVIGLHTIQAHNIIIIEKDKNVLDLREKEVREDQKRMRMDLREFLAGGGSVTEIRASEVLIIKPPMMDGVRETETAGIPERGSERLEKEMQLVSRTDNQRAKRVLNHKDIRAPECSGRVSQLLSKFGEHPKPPIRSKSTECFKNRARYSTGDLFVEEEQSTEETEMSLMLRGVPKRSFSFSDRVVRQQDDRDCKQKTDFKLVERSYSERRVKTGVADQSGSEPKVARRWGRLKHDEVMHEKRQNKRNKSVCGETEERNSSLDRREDFTLASVKNPEGGAFARRVPIKQDGTESSSERVREENEREIMIDKEIHRDKRQEERETLLQKRSTDYKIEPKTESEKRLNQEKETDAVSKQSLGIYISPSNNSTLDFPTDSQRLCDISHSADSSCQTMSDYDGQWQPSGQVVLTQHTEDLLSKIGRVQLDGELKSAGYMFSQGDNESISGGMSNQDQTEHQHYQSLPKQASEELHFTSQLPQQTVILGQSKLCTQKGVTIPRTVFYGVDVSSERRRVSRTAGDKLDRGEVERRESWKVGRPLTQEESLKERICQQEKERQKNREDGKDEGSREAGGTVREQEETTVQTLRLFDVTQEVDMAKSNPQLPVPVSLSLLQSASTERVAGEIAGDASESDICPREAERDAQRHVEECGTCIAWRTPDVDERERKEELLEKEYLPPSFSPSPTLSDSLDAMSRIYNLKSVGSRTAVCISERTADMPPHSGPQGKYNPIRQAPSPDILPVTAKMWNQGRDGDKTQGMESAGVQMVQRQVGRLQLREQEAGCGNPTDKMAQPSMETYPLVEPEIRATEGQKKPDILRETQKAQMPPNPRFSQAQLNAQSQPPKQVRSFTINSRSTESTENSQKPPEQSSPSQTSPCTASPSSSPSPPLFSIRSASGRPGKRGTTITITPRKPAGAASSGGIPTGTPAVPKADPQGHISTPAPSSTKEAGKKRYPTAEEIEVIGGYQNLERSCLVKSKGTPKAVKVCFDDAQLERVCEYPSEGCAVASLPSSPHPGPEDGGMEEGRRGGEQENEGQEEDEEEEESAAFVSRRGINECAAKARFIKVDESCKRLSK